In Vibrio bathopelagicus, the following are encoded in one genomic region:
- the serB gene encoding phosphoserine phosphatase, whose product MDAQKYLPIKRHTTLLTRLPETRFASQLAKAKANWIVFGEYLSPQSFDDIDFFTGTYNTILDTWKVGHYEVALMSGNLTPAHEEILQALKLDYACLSEVPDLSKPGLIVMDMDSTAIQIECIDEIAKLAGVGELVSEITERAMQGELDFEQSLRQRVGALKGADEAILEQVRQSLPFMPDLVELVNTLNKLGWKTAIASGGFTYFSDYLKDTLDLDHAQSNTLEIVNGKLTGEVLGDVVSAQTKADILVELAEEYELELHNTVAVGDGANDLVMMRSAGLGIAYHAKPKVEQQAQTAVRYAGLGGVLCILSGVLAKQQKISWQAKP is encoded by the coding sequence ATGGACGCTCAGAAATATCTGCCGATTAAAAGGCATACAACATTATTAACTCGACTCCCCGAGACTCGTTTCGCTTCTCAACTCGCTAAGGCCAAAGCCAACTGGATTGTATTCGGCGAGTACTTGTCTCCCCAATCTTTTGATGACATCGACTTTTTCACAGGCACTTACAACACCATTCTTGATACATGGAAAGTTGGGCATTATGAAGTGGCGCTGATGTCTGGAAACTTAACCCCAGCACACGAAGAAATCCTACAGGCCTTAAAACTTGATTATGCTTGCCTTAGCGAGGTCCCAGACTTATCTAAGCCAGGTTTGATTGTGATGGATATGGATTCCACAGCAATTCAAATTGAATGTATTGATGAAATAGCAAAGCTAGCGGGTGTTGGAGAGTTAGTCTCTGAGATCACGGAACGAGCGATGCAAGGTGAACTCGACTTTGAACAGAGCTTACGCCAGCGAGTAGGCGCACTTAAAGGTGCTGATGAAGCTATCTTAGAACAGGTTCGTCAATCACTACCTTTCATGCCCGACTTAGTCGAACTCGTGAACACACTGAATAAGCTTGGTTGGAAAACGGCGATTGCTTCTGGTGGCTTCACATATTTCTCTGATTACTTAAAAGATACGCTTGATCTTGACCATGCACAGTCAAATACTCTCGAAATCGTTAACGGCAAACTGACAGGTGAAGTCTTAGGCGATGTTGTATCTGCGCAGACCAAAGCGGATATCTTGGTAGAACTTGCTGAAGAGTATGAATTGGAACTGCACAACACCGTTGCCGTAGGTGATGGTGCCAATGATTTGGTGATGATGCGTTCTGCTGGCTTAGGTATTGCCTACCATGCGAAACCGAAAGTAGAGCAACAAGCTCAAACCGCTGTGCGTTACGCAGGTTTAGGCGGCGTGCTGTGTATCTTGTCTGGCGTATTAGCTAAGCAGCAAAAAATTAGCTGGCAAGCGAAGCCTTAG
- a CDS encoding YtjB family periplasmic protein has product MNESLFSIRNALRMLALILLATMFVVTIKNTVVISKGNEKIQAKQLETLTKLLISQASLSASKAITQQDQERLLELTNQLSQDRLVFDTTIYDAEGIRLASSEKALSVREVLGLDTPLSTASIGRQQLVEPIYSPEKTIIGFIRVTFETGKMTAISDHHYRKSDRYMIGMVLMGFVSGVLFVMLIRRRKTKSGENLLLKNANS; this is encoded by the coding sequence ATGAATGAATCATTGTTCTCAATACGTAACGCTTTACGAATGCTAGCCCTCATTTTGCTGGCTACTATGTTCGTTGTAACGATTAAAAATACGGTCGTGATCAGTAAAGGTAACGAGAAAATCCAAGCAAAGCAGCTAGAGACGCTGACTAAATTACTTATCTCGCAGGCCTCGCTTTCGGCCAGTAAAGCGATCACCCAACAAGATCAAGAACGACTGCTTGAACTGACCAATCAGCTTTCTCAAGATCGACTGGTATTCGATACCACCATCTATGATGCAGAGGGGATTCGACTGGCTTCGAGCGAAAAAGCACTCTCGGTACGCGAAGTTCTGGGCTTAGACACGCCACTTTCAACAGCAAGTATCGGCAGACAGCAATTAGTTGAACCTATCTACTCGCCAGAAAAAACGATCATCGGCTTTATTCGAGTGACCTTTGAAACAGGAAAAATGACAGCGATTTCTGATCACCATTACCGTAAGAGCGATCGTTACATGATCGGTATGGTCTTGATGGGGTTTGTCAGTGGCGTACTGTTTGTCATGCTCATTCGCAGAAGAAAAACCAAGTCTGGTGAGAACTTGCTGCTTAAGAATGCAAACTCATAA
- the deoD gene encoding purine-nucleoside phosphorylase: MATPHINAEKGDFADVVLMPGDPLRAKYIAETFLEEVVQVCDVRNMFGYTGTYKGRKVSVMGHGMGIPSCSIYATELIKDFGVKKIIRVGSCGAVSEDIKVRDVVIGMGACTDSKVNRIRFKGHDFAAIADYKMVRAAEDAAKARGVDVKVGNLFSAELFYTPDPEMFEVMDKYGIVGVEMEAAGIYGVCAEYGAKALTICTVSDHIKTGEQTTSDERQTTFNDMMVIALDSVLLGDQE; the protein is encoded by the coding sequence ATGGCTACTCCACATATTAATGCTGAAAAGGGTGATTTCGCTGACGTTGTTCTAATGCCAGGCGATCCGCTACGTGCTAAATACATTGCTGAAACCTTCTTAGAAGAAGTGGTTCAGGTGTGTGATGTTCGTAATATGTTTGGTTACACCGGTACTTACAAAGGTCGTAAGGTGTCAGTAATGGGGCACGGTATGGGCATCCCATCTTGTTCTATTTACGCGACTGAACTGATCAAAGACTTTGGTGTGAAAAAGATCATTCGTGTCGGCAGTTGTGGTGCAGTAAGCGAAGATATTAAAGTGCGTGATGTGGTTATCGGCATGGGTGCGTGTACCGACTCAAAAGTGAACCGTATTCGCTTTAAAGGGCATGACTTTGCGGCTATCGCTGATTACAAAATGGTGCGTGCGGCAGAAGATGCAGCAAAAGCGCGTGGTGTAGACGTCAAAGTCGGCAACCTTTTCTCGGCTGAGTTGTTCTACACGCCAGATCCTGAAATGTTTGAAGTCATGGACAAGTACGGCATTGTTGGCGTAGAGATGGAAGCGGCGGGTATCTACGGTGTGTGTGCTGAATATGGCGCAAAAGCTCTGACGATTTGTACTGTATCGGATCACATCAAAACAGGTGAGCAAACCACATCAGATGAACGTCAAACCACCTTCAACGACATGATGGTTATTGCACTTGATTCTGTGTTGCTTGGTGACCAAGAATAA
- a CDS encoding phosphopentomutase, translating to MKRAFILVLDSFGIGETADADTFGDVGSDTMGHIADHCDQGLADNADRKGPLTLPNLSKLGLAMAHKESTGRFAPGMDADAEIIGAYGHAAELSSGKDTPSGHWEIAGVPVLFDWGYFTDKENSFPKELTDRILERAGLSDFLGNCHSSGTEILDNLGEEHMKSGLPIFYTSADSVFQIACHEETFGLQNLLDLCQIAREELADYNIGRVIARPFIGAGKGQFERTGNRRDLSVEPPAATILQKLVDEKGGNVHSIGKISDIYAGCGITQKTKATGIPALFEATKEAITEAGDNTIVFTNFVDFDSAYGHRRDVAGYAAALEYFDGRINEIIDMMKEDDVLILTADHGCDPTWPGSDHTREHIPVIVYGNKVPAGSLGRRDTFADIGQSLASYFGTSPMGYGTSFL from the coding sequence ATGAAAAGAGCATTTATTTTAGTTTTAGATTCATTCGGTATCGGTGAAACAGCGGATGCTGATACATTCGGCGATGTCGGTTCGGATACAATGGGTCACATTGCTGACCATTGTGATCAAGGCCTTGCAGACAACGCGGATCGTAAAGGACCACTAACGCTGCCAAACCTGTCTAAGCTAGGTCTAGCGATGGCTCACAAAGAGTCTACAGGTCGTTTTGCTCCTGGTATGGATGCAGACGCTGAGATCATTGGCGCTTACGGTCACGCTGCTGAGCTGTCTTCGGGTAAAGACACGCCATCAGGTCACTGGGAAATCGCAGGTGTACCGGTATTGTTTGACTGGGGCTACTTCACCGACAAAGAGAACAGCTTTCCAAAAGAGCTGACTGACCGCATTCTTGAGCGTGCTGGTCTATCTGACTTCTTAGGTAACTGCCACTCATCGGGTACAGAAATCTTAGATAACCTAGGTGAAGAACACATGAAGAGTGGCCTGCCAATCTTCTACACTTCTGCAGACTCTGTTTTCCAGATCGCATGTCATGAAGAGACATTCGGCCTACAAAACCTATTAGACCTTTGTCAGATTGCTCGCGAAGAGCTCGCTGACTACAACATTGGTCGTGTTATCGCTCGTCCGTTTATTGGTGCTGGTAAAGGTCAATTCGAACGTACTGGTAACCGTCGCGATCTTTCTGTGGAGCCACCTGCGGCAACTATCCTGCAGAAGCTTGTTGATGAGAAGGGCGGTAACGTTCATTCAATCGGTAAGATTTCTGATATCTACGCAGGTTGTGGTATCACTCAGAAAACCAAAGCAACAGGTATTCCAGCGCTATTTGAAGCAACTAAAGAAGCGATCACTGAAGCGGGCGACAACACTATCGTGTTCACTAACTTCGTTGATTTCGACTCAGCATACGGCCACCGTCGTGATGTTGCTGGTTACGCAGCGGCGCTTGAGTACTTCGATGGTCGCATCAATGAAATCATCGATATGATGAAAGAAGATGACGTGCTTATCCTAACTGCAGACCACGGTTGTGACCCAACATGGCCGGGTTCAGACCATACTCGTGAACATATCCCAGTGATTGTTTACGGTAACAAGGTTCCTGCTGGCTCTCTAGGCCGTCGTGATACCTTCGCTGATATCGGTCAAAGTTTAGCGTCATACTTTGGCACATCGCCAATGGGATACGGTACAAGCTTTTTATAA
- the deoA gene encoding thymidine phosphorylase: MYLPQEIIRRKRDNEVLTTEEINFFIQGVAKNTVSEGQIAAFAMAIFFNEMTMPERIALTCAMRDSGMVIDWSHMNFDGPIVDKHSTGGVGDVTSLMLGPMVAACGGFVPMISGRGLGHTGGTLDKLESIPGYNITPTNDVFGAVTKEAGVAIIGQTGDLAPADKRVYATRDITATVDNISLITASILSKKLAAGLDSLVMDVKVGSGAFMPTYEASEELAKSIVAVANGAGTKTTAILTDMNQVLASSAGNAVEVREAVQFLTGEYRNPRLLEITLASCAEMLVLGNLVKDSDEAREKLMAVLDNGKAAECFGKMVAGLGGPADFVTNYDNYLEKADIIKPVYALESGVVSAMDTRAIGMAVVGMGGGRRVATDSIDYAVGFDSFIRLGEVASDDKPLAMIHARNEQQWQEAATALQNAITVGGEYTATPDVYRQIRSEDV, encoded by the coding sequence ATGTATCTACCTCAAGAAATTATTCGCAGAAAACGTGATAACGAAGTACTGACCACAGAAGAAATTAACTTTTTCATCCAAGGTGTAGCTAAAAACACGGTTTCTGAAGGCCAAATTGCCGCATTCGCAATGGCTATCTTTTTTAATGAAATGACGATGCCAGAACGTATCGCACTAACGTGTGCAATGCGTGATTCAGGCATGGTGATTGACTGGAGCCACATGAACTTTGATGGCCCAATCGTTGATAAACACTCTACTGGTGGTGTTGGTGACGTAACCTCTCTGATGCTTGGCCCTATGGTGGCAGCATGTGGCGGTTTCGTTCCAATGATCTCTGGTCGTGGTTTAGGCCACACTGGCGGTACGCTAGACAAGCTAGAATCTATCCCTGGTTACAACATTACACCGACTAACGATGTGTTTGGTGCCGTAACCAAAGAAGCAGGCGTGGCGATTATCGGCCAAACGGGCGACCTAGCACCAGCTGATAAGCGCGTTTACGCGACTCGTGATATCACGGCGACAGTCGACAACATCTCGCTAATCACGGCTTCAATCCTCTCTAAGAAATTGGCTGCTGGCCTTGATTCTCTAGTGATGGACGTAAAAGTCGGTTCAGGCGCATTCATGCCAACGTATGAAGCCTCTGAAGAGCTAGCAAAGTCTATCGTTGCAGTAGCAAACGGTGCTGGCACTAAAACAACAGCAATCCTAACGGACATGAACCAAGTTCTGGCTTCTTCAGCGGGTAACGCAGTCGAAGTACGTGAAGCGGTTCAATTCCTAACAGGCGAATACCGTAATCCACGTTTGTTGGAAATCACGCTAGCGTCGTGTGCGGAAATGTTGGTGCTGGGTAACCTAGTAAAAGATTCAGATGAAGCGCGTGAAAAACTGATGGCAGTACTGGATAACGGTAAAGCAGCAGAGTGCTTCGGTAAGATGGTTGCGGGCCTTGGTGGTCCAGCAGATTTCGTAACGAACTACGATAACTACCTAGAAAAAGCAGACATTATTAAACCAGTGTACGCACTTGAAAGCGGTGTAGTATCAGCGATGGATACGCGTGCCATTGGTATGGCTGTAGTTGGTATGGGCGGTGGTCGCCGCGTAGCAACAGACAGCATTGATTACGCAGTCGGTTTTGATAGCTTCATTCGCCTTGGCGAAGTAGCAAGCGATGATAAACCATTAGCAATGATTCATGCTCGCAATGAACAACAGTGGCAAGAAGCTGCGACGGCATTACAAAATGCAATCACTGTGGGCGGAGAATATACAGCAACGCCAGATGTTTACCGTCAGATTCGTTCTGAAGACGTGTAA
- the deoC gene encoding deoxyribose-phosphate aldolase produces MSDLKAAALRALKLMDLTTLNDDDTTEKVVALCHDAKTAVGNTAAICIYPRFIPAAKKALREQGTPEVRIATVTNFPHGNDDIEIAVAETKAAVAYGADEVDVVFPYRALIAGNEEVGFELVKQCKAACGDITLKVIIETGELKEEALIKKASQICIEAGADFIKTSTGKVPVNATPEFARMMLEVIRDMGVAKTVGFKPAGGVRTAEDAQAYLAMADELLGAEWADNMHYRFGASSLLTNLLNTLEVTDQTADPAAY; encoded by the coding sequence ATGAGCGATTTAAAAGCAGCAGCTCTACGTGCACTTAAACTTATGGACCTAACGACGCTAAATGACGACGATACTACTGAGAAAGTAGTGGCGCTTTGTCATGACGCGAAGACTGCAGTTGGCAACACCGCTGCAATCTGTATTTACCCTCGCTTTATCCCAGCAGCTAAGAAAGCGTTGCGTGAGCAAGGTACTCCAGAAGTACGCATTGCGACTGTAACTAACTTCCCTCATGGTAATGACGACATCGAAATTGCTGTTGCAGAAACAAAAGCAGCGGTAGCGTACGGCGCAGATGAAGTTGACGTAGTATTCCCATACCGTGCTCTTATTGCTGGCAACGAAGAAGTTGGCTTTGAGCTAGTTAAACAATGTAAAGCAGCTTGTGGTGATATCACGCTTAAAGTGATCATCGAAACAGGTGAGCTTAAAGAAGAAGCACTGATCAAGAAAGCTTCTCAAATCTGTATCGAAGCGGGTGCAGACTTCATCAAGACTTCAACAGGTAAAGTGCCAGTAAACGCGACTCCTGAGTTCGCGCGCATGATGCTTGAAGTTATTCGTGACATGGGCGTTGCAAAAACAGTTGGTTTCAAGCCAGCTGGTGGTGTTCGTACAGCTGAAGATGCTCAAGCTTACCTAGCAATGGCTGATGAGCTATTAGGCGCTGAGTGGGCAGACAACATGCACTACCGTTTTGGTGCTTCAAGCCTACTAACTAACCTTCTTAATACATTAGAAGTGACAGACCAGACTGCTGATCCAGCAGCATACTAA
- a CDS encoding NupC/NupG family nucleoside CNT transporter — MSLFMSLVGMVALIAIAVLLSDNRKAINLRTVGGAFAIQFALGAFVLYIPWGRDLLAGFSAGVANVIDYGKDGTGFLFGSLVNFSVDGIGFIFAFQVLPTLIFFSALISVLYYIGVMQIVIKVLGGGLQKALGTSRAESMSAAANIFVGQTEAPLVVRPFVPKMTNSELFAVMCGGLASVAGGVLAGYASMGVPLEYLVAASFMAAPGGLLFAKIIKPETDTPDDNIADEMDGGDDKPANVIDAAAGGASVGLQLALNVGAMLLAFIGLIALINGILGGIGGWFGMEHLTLELLLGWIFAPLAFIIGVPWEEATIAGSFIGQKTVVNEFVAYLNFVPYIGENAQIVEATGQAMSVKTQAIISFALCGFANLSSIAILLGGLGGIAPSRRHDIARMGVKAVIAGTLSNLMAATIAGFFLSF; from the coding sequence ATGAGCCTGTTTATGAGCCTCGTCGGAATGGTTGCACTGATTGCAATCGCAGTACTACTATCTGACAACCGCAAAGCTATTAATCTAAGAACAGTGGGTGGCGCTTTCGCTATCCAATTCGCACTTGGTGCATTCGTACTTTACATCCCTTGGGGTCGTGATCTACTTGCAGGTTTCTCTGCTGGTGTAGCAAACGTGATCGACTACGGTAAAGACGGTACTGGTTTCCTATTCGGCAGCCTAGTTAACTTCTCAGTTGACGGTATCGGTTTCATCTTTGCTTTCCAAGTACTACCAACTCTGATTTTCTTCTCTGCACTTATCTCTGTACTTTACTACATTGGTGTAATGCAAATTGTAATCAAAGTTCTTGGTGGTGGTCTTCAGAAAGCTCTAGGTACTTCTCGCGCCGAGTCTATGTCTGCAGCAGCAAACATTTTCGTTGGTCAAACAGAAGCACCTCTAGTTGTTCGTCCTTTTGTTCCTAAAATGACTAACTCTGAACTATTCGCAGTAATGTGTGGTGGTTTGGCTTCTGTAGCTGGTGGTGTACTAGCAGGTTACGCATCTATGGGTGTACCTCTAGAGTACCTAGTTGCAGCGTCATTCATGGCAGCACCTGGTGGTCTACTATTCGCTAAAATCATCAAGCCTGAAACAGATACGCCAGACGATAACATCGCTGACGAAATGGACGGTGGCGATGACAAACCAGCTAACGTTATCGACGCAGCAGCAGGTGGCGCATCAGTTGGTCTACAACTAGCTCTTAACGTTGGTGCAATGCTACTAGCATTCATCGGTCTAATTGCTCTAATCAACGGTATCCTTGGTGGCATCGGTGGTTGGTTCGGTATGGAACACCTAACTCTAGAACTTCTTCTAGGTTGGATCTTCGCACCGCTAGCATTCATCATTGGTGTTCCATGGGAAGAAGCAACTATCGCTGGTTCTTTCATTGGTCAGAAGACAGTTGTTAACGAATTCGTTGCATACCTAAACTTCGTACCATACATCGGTGAGAACGCTCAAATCGTTGAAGCGACTGGCCAAGCAATGTCTGTTAAGACTCAAGCAATTATCTCGTTCGCTCTATGTGGTTTCGCAAACCTTTCTTCAATTGCGATTCTTCTAGGTGGTCTAGGTGGTATTGCACCAAGCCGTCGCCACGACATCGCTCGTATGGGTGTTAAAGCGGTTATTGCTGGTACTCTATCTAACCTGATGGCAGCAACAATTGCTGGCTTCTTCCTGTCTTTCTAA
- a CDS encoding TatD family hydrolase: MTPQLSEFPLFDTHCHADFDTFEQTIALDKGIEGYVKEAKQAQVDKLLIPSIGQSNWRKLDEIAQSHPNVYYALGFHPYFLEQAEDEQFLELRQLLSSRTSQCVAIGECGLDFFVDVDRDKQERFFIQQMELAKAFELPLIIHERKSYNRLIELIKQHKFTLGGVIHGFSGSEQQALAWIKLGFYIGVGGTITYPRAQKTRTTIAKLPLECLVLETDAPDMPMHGNQGNVNHSKHLVTILNELILLRNETKQSVAAQMWQNSHRAFGICE; the protein is encoded by the coding sequence ATGACGCCGCAATTAAGTGAATTTCCGCTGTTTGACACTCATTGCCATGCGGACTTTGACACCTTTGAGCAAACTATTGCACTTGATAAAGGTATTGAAGGTTACGTTAAAGAGGCGAAACAAGCACAAGTCGACAAGCTGCTGATTCCTTCTATTGGCCAGAGTAATTGGAGGAAGCTTGATGAAATCGCTCAATCTCACCCCAATGTTTACTACGCATTAGGCTTCCATCCTTACTTTTTAGAGCAAGCGGAGGATGAGCAGTTTTTGGAACTTCGCCAATTACTCTCTTCAAGAACGAGCCAATGTGTTGCGATAGGAGAGTGCGGACTCGACTTCTTTGTGGATGTAGATAGAGACAAGCAAGAGCGTTTTTTCATCCAACAAATGGAACTCGCGAAGGCATTTGAACTACCTTTAATCATCCATGAAAGGAAGTCTTACAACCGACTTATTGAGCTAATAAAACAGCACAAATTCACTTTGGGTGGCGTGATTCACGGCTTTTCGGGGAGTGAGCAGCAAGCTTTGGCGTGGATCAAGCTCGGTTTCTATATTGGCGTCGGTGGAACGATAACTTATCCAAGAGCACAGAAAACGCGCACAACTATCGCTAAATTGCCCCTTGAATGCTTGGTGTTGGAAACCGATGCTCCCGACATGCCTATGCACGGAAACCAAGGAAATGTTAATCATTCCAAACATTTAGTTACGATATTAAATGAACTTATTTTGCTTAGAAATGAGACAAAGCAATCGGTTGCAGCGCAAATGTGGCAAAATAGCCATCGTGCATTCGGTATATGTGAATAA
- a CDS encoding DUF5363 family protein — MFSWIKAWIKKYDKWCEELGLTPENKRSCVAYRRDPQGKQAESGENDAAIK, encoded by the coding sequence ATGTTCAGTTGGATAAAAGCTTGGATTAAGAAATACGATAAGTGGTGCGAAGAGCTTGGCTTAACGCCTGAGAACAAGCGTAGCTGTGTGGCTTATCGCCGTGATCCTCAAGGAAAACAAGCAGAGAGTGGGGAAAATGACGCCGCAATTAAGTGA
- the prfC gene encoding peptide chain release factor 3: protein MSFQQEVSKRRTFAIISHPDAGKTTITEKVLLFGNAIQKAGTVKGRGSNQHAKSDWMEMEKERGISVTTSVMQFPYNDCLVNLLDTPGHEDFSEDTYRTLTAVDSCLMVIDAAKGVEDRTRKLMEVTRLRDTPIVTFMNKLDRDVRDPMEVLDEVESELGMACAPISWPIGCGKEFKGVYHIHRDETILYESGHGHEIQEVRIIKGLDNPELDEAVGEDLASSVREELELVIGACPEFDHELFLAGELTPVYFGTALGNFGVDHMLDGLTRWAPAPQTRQANERDVEATEEKFSGFVFKIQANMDPKHRDRIAFMRIVSGTYDQGMKMNHVRTGKNVSISDAVTFMAGDRARAEKAYAGDIIGLHNHGTIQIGDTFTQGESLKFAGIPNFAPELFRRIRLRDPLKQKQLLKGLVQLSEEGAVQVFRPLQNNDLIVGAVGVLQFDVVVARLKAEYNVEAIYEGVNVATARWVECDDAKKLEEFKRKSQANLALDGGDNLSYIAPTMVNLNLASERFPEVQFRATREH, encoded by the coding sequence ATGTCTTTCCAACAAGAAGTGAGCAAACGTAGAACGTTTGCAATTATCTCTCACCCGGATGCGGGTAAAACCACGATTACTGAAAAAGTTCTTTTATTCGGAAACGCGATTCAAAAAGCGGGTACCGTAAAAGGCCGTGGCTCTAACCAGCACGCTAAATCTGACTGGATGGAGATGGAAAAAGAACGTGGTATCTCGGTAACTACGTCTGTAATGCAATTCCCATACAACGATTGCCTAGTAAACCTACTCGATACTCCAGGACACGAAGATTTCTCGGAAGATACGTACCGTACACTAACCGCGGTTGACTCTTGTTTGATGGTTATCGATGCTGCAAAAGGTGTCGAGGATCGTACTCGTAAACTGATGGAAGTAACGCGTCTACGTGATACACCAATCGTAACGTTTATGAACAAACTTGACCGTGATGTTCGTGACCCAATGGAAGTGCTAGATGAAGTGGAAAGCGAGCTAGGTATGGCTTGTGCTCCAATCTCTTGGCCTATCGGTTGTGGTAAAGAGTTTAAAGGCGTTTACCACATTCACCGTGATGAAACGATCTTGTATGAATCTGGCCACGGCCATGAGATCCAAGAAGTTCGCATCATCAAAGGTCTAGATAACCCTGAACTGGACGAAGCTGTCGGTGAAGATCTGGCGAGCAGCGTTCGTGAAGAGCTTGAATTGGTTATCGGCGCATGCCCTGAGTTTGATCACGAACTGTTCCTTGCTGGCGAGTTGACTCCGGTTTACTTCGGTACTGCATTGGGCAACTTCGGTGTTGACCACATGCTTGACGGCCTAACTCGATGGGCTCCAGCACCTCAAACGCGTCAAGCGAATGAGCGTGATGTTGAAGCTACTGAAGAAAAGTTCTCTGGTTTCGTCTTTAAGATCCAAGCAAACATGGATCCAAAACACCGTGACCGTATCGCATTCATGCGTATCGTATCGGGTACTTACGACCAAGGTATGAAGATGAACCATGTTCGTACTGGTAAGAACGTGAGTATCTCAGATGCGGTAACCTTCATGGCAGGTGACCGTGCGCGTGCTGAAAAAGCATACGCTGGTGACATCATTGGTCTGCATAACCACGGCACAATCCAGATTGGCGATACTTTTACTCAAGGCGAAAGCTTGAAGTTTGCAGGTATTCCTAACTTTGCGCCTGAACTGTTCCGTCGTATCCGTCTGCGCGATCCACTGAAACAGAAGCAACTTCTAAAAGGCTTGGTTCAGCTTTCTGAAGAGGGTGCGGTTCAAGTATTCCGTCCTTTGCAAAATAACGATCTGATCGTTGGTGCAGTTGGTGTACTTCAGTTTGATGTGGTTGTAGCGCGCTTAAAAGCGGAATACAACGTTGAAGCGATTTACGAAGGTGTGAACGTTGCAACAGCACGTTGGGTTGAATGTGATGACGCTAAGAAACTAGAAGAATTCAAACGTAAGAGCCAAGCTAACCTAGCGTTAGATGGTGGTGATAACCTGTCTTACATTGCACCAACAATGGTGAATTTGAACCTAGCTTCTGAACGTTTCCCAGAAGTTCAATTCCGAGCGACGCGCGAGCACTAA
- the rimI gene encoding ribosomal protein S18-alanine N-acetyltransferase produces MTNQLLPTSEQHLDAIWQIEQAAHSHPWSENMIRDLNSRGGSHRVLEVDGEVVGYFYAQNIVGEVTLLTIAVDPKQQGKGYGKALVEHFLDMCEQADAESAWLEVRESNVNAFNLYEKAGFNEVDRRRNYYPTKQGNEDAIIMSYLFLAFS; encoded by the coding sequence ATGACTAATCAATTATTACCAACTTCAGAACAACACCTCGACGCTATTTGGCAGATTGAACAGGCTGCGCATTCTCATCCTTGGTCTGAAAATATGATCCGTGATCTTAATAGCCGTGGAGGAAGCCACCGTGTTCTTGAGGTGGATGGAGAGGTTGTCGGTTATTTCTATGCTCAGAACATTGTCGGTGAAGTTACTTTGCTGACGATAGCGGTTGACCCAAAGCAGCAAGGTAAAGGCTACGGCAAAGCTTTAGTTGAACACTTTCTTGATATGTGTGAACAAGCTGACGCTGAAAGTGCTTGGCTGGAAGTTCGTGAAAGTAATGTGAATGCTTTCAATCTTTACGAGAAGGCTGGCTTTAATGAAGTCGATCGCCGTCGTAATTATTACCCAACCAAGCAAGGCAATGAAGATGCGATCATTATGAGCTATCTTTTTCTGGCCTTTAGCTAG
- a CDS encoding DNA polymerase III subunit psi has product MSQTHAQYLQEMGISQWELSHPERLAGYESELIPLSSDCKLLLVSPDKPQEDLAVMFERVLKSIKIDLSQALHLQPQHLSAVELGSVEWVWFAGCESAHELKAKTLQSPLLSDINGNNQHRRDLWQQICAYD; this is encoded by the coding sequence ATGTCACAAACACACGCACAATACCTGCAAGAGATGGGCATCAGCCAATGGGAGCTCAGTCACCCAGAGCGCTTGGCTGGCTACGAATCTGAATTGATTCCGCTATCGAGCGACTGCAAGTTACTATTGGTTTCGCCTGATAAACCTCAGGAAGATCTCGCCGTGATGTTTGAACGCGTACTTAAAAGTATCAAGATCGACTTATCTCAGGCTTTACACCTTCAACCCCAACATTTATCTGCTGTGGAATTAGGTTCGGTTGAATGGGTGTGGTTTGCTGGTTGTGAATCTGCCCATGAACTGAAGGCTAAAACACTTCAATCTCCATTACTGTCTGACATTAACGGTAATAACCAACATCGCCGCGACTTATGGCAACAAATTTGTGCTTATGACTAA